Proteins from a single region of Streptomyces vinaceus:
- a CDS encoding phosphatase PAP2 family protein yields MRTDQILTRPERVFARLDREPERPAHLQTPQMSRHRVVLLGSTLAFYLAIVVAVLTTSWLVRLDWQVMFFRPYEQWPQLHAFLDYLVVLGQRGPTAVMVAAWLGWRSWRQHTLRPLITLGVALLLLNITVGAVKLGLGRLGPHYATQIGSAELFAGGDIFPSGHTANAVVTWGILAYLASTTVTRRVLSVVSAVVSLSVGATTVYLGTHWVSDVLLGWSAGLLIMLALPWFEPLIAAVEARVFALRERLRRRLETGTVPVPVATALTPLLSAGGKWQLRLADEPSPAGGSAASQEPAATPVPVSAQAAAAGAGHAPTPRPPAHVSGRPHLIRSERTPVTPVGSRRPAHTERPPAGRAAARPAGG; encoded by the coding sequence GTGCGTACCGACCAAATCCTGACCCGTCCGGAGCGGGTGTTCGCCCGGCTGGACCGGGAACCAGAGCGACCGGCTCATCTGCAAACACCGCAGATGAGCCGGCACCGCGTCGTGCTCCTCGGATCGACCCTCGCGTTCTACCTCGCGATCGTGGTGGCCGTCCTGACCACGTCCTGGCTCGTCCGCCTGGACTGGCAGGTCATGTTCTTCCGGCCCTACGAGCAGTGGCCTCAGCTGCACGCCTTCCTCGACTACCTGGTGGTCCTGGGCCAGCGCGGACCCACCGCGGTCATGGTCGCCGCATGGCTCGGCTGGCGCTCCTGGCGCCAGCACACCCTCCGCCCGCTGATCACCCTCGGCGTGGCGCTGCTCCTGCTCAACATCACCGTCGGCGCCGTCAAGCTCGGCCTCGGCCGGCTCGGCCCCCACTACGCCACGCAGATCGGCTCCGCCGAACTCTTCGCCGGCGGCGATATATTTCCTTCCGGCCACACCGCCAACGCCGTCGTGACCTGGGGAATCCTGGCCTACCTGGCTTCCACCACGGTCACCCGGCGGGTGCTGTCCGTGGTGTCCGCCGTCGTCTCGCTGAGCGTCGGCGCCACCACCGTGTACCTCGGCACCCACTGGGTGAGCGACGTACTGCTCGGCTGGTCCGCGGGTCTGCTGATCATGCTGGCGCTGCCCTGGTTCGAGCCGCTGATCGCCGCCGTGGAGGCCCGGGTCTTCGCGCTCCGGGAGCGGCTGCGCCGCCGCCTGGAGACCGGGACCGTGCCCGTCCCCGTCGCCACCGCGCTCACCCCGCTGCTCTCCGCGGGCGGCAAGTGGCAGCTCCGGCTCGCCGACGAACCCTCCCCGGCCGGCGGTTCCGCCGCCTCGCAGGAGCCCGCCGCCACGCCCGTCCCCGTGAGCGCACAGGCCGCCGCCGCGGGCGCCGGGCACGCCCCCACGCCCCGGCCCCCCGCGCACGTCTCCGGCCGGCCGCACCTGATCCGGTCCGAGCGGACCCCGGTCACCCCGGTCGGCAGCCGCCGCCCGGCCCACACCGAGCGGCCCCCCGCGGGCCGGGCCGCGGCCCGGCCGGCAGGGGGCTGA